The genomic DNA GGGAGTGTTGCGCAGGTCGCCGATGCCCAGCGCGGTCGCGCCCACCAACACGATCTTCCCCTGGAAGGTCTTCTCCGGGACCTTGCCGTCGAGGACGTCCACCATGGAGTACTGCGGATAGCTGCGGAAGGGCCCGGCGTAGTTGATGAGGGCGGTGCCGTCGTACCGCGGCCACAACGTCTGGGGGCCGTACTGCAGCCGCTCCAGCCCGCTCTCCGTCAGGTAGCCGACGATGTCCTGGTCGGGGATCTGCTGGTACTGCCGCCAGGTCTCCAGCGGCAGCGAGGGATACCACTCGAACTCCTGGTAGCGGATCAGCAGCAGCGCGCGGCGGTAGGTGCCGTCCGGGTCCGGCTCTTCGGTGAAAAAGCCGTAGGAGCGCGCCGCGTCGGCCAGCAGCCCGATGTTCGGCTCCACGCTCTGGGCCACGAAGCAACACGCTTTCCAAGTCTCCGCGAGGTTGAATCCGCGGCCCTGCTTGCCCTTCACCGGCTGCATCTTCGGGAAGGGCTTGCCCCACAGGATGTTGTAGTAGGCCTCGGCCGCCTTGGGGTCCACGTCGCCGGCGCGGCTGGCATCCAGGAACAGGTGCCCCAGCACCACGTTGCCCGCCTTCTGGATGGACTGGGCGAAGAGGGCGTCGTTGTCGCTGGAGCGCTCGATGGCCCGGATCCTCGCCTTCACCTCGGGGGTGAGCTGCGGCCCGCTCTCCGCCTCCAGCTTCTTGAGGGCCTCCACCGCCGAGTTCTTCTCCGGGGTGGGGAAATCGGCGTCGAAGGCGATGATGGCGGCCCCGCCCGCGCTCAGCCGGTCCACCAGCTTGGCGTAGTAGTTGCGCGCGATGGGGAAGGCGCCCACCTGGCGCAGCGTCTTCTCGTCCAGCCCCACGATGGCGATGCGCGGGTCCACTGCCCGCGGGCCGCGCGCCTGGAAGCGCATGTCCAGAGAGCGCAGTTCGATGTTCTGCAGGAAGGTGAAGCCGGCGCGCGAGTTGCCGCCCACGTTGACGAAGCTGAACAGCGCCAGCCCCGCCGCCGTGACCACCAGGGCCAGCAGGAACTCCACCCGCCGCAGCGGCACCCGGCGCAGCATCCGCGAGGCGAGTTGGCGCAGCTTCTTCATCGGGCGCAGGCCGTGGAGCGGGCTGGCAGGCCGCCGGAAATCCTGACCGGCGAGAGCGCGGCGCCATCTTACAACGCCGCTGCCCGCGGAATCGAGGCGGAAACTCCCTCCGCC from Terriglobales bacterium includes the following:
- a CDS encoding CHASE2 domain-containing protein: MKKLRQLASRMLRRVPLRRVEFLLALVVTAAGLALFSFVNVGGNSRAGFTFLQNIELRSLDMRFQARGPRAVDPRIAIVGLDEKTLRQVGAFPIARNYYAKLVDRLSAGGAAIIAFDADFPTPEKNSAVEALKKLEAESGPQLTPEVKARIRAIERSSDNDALFAQSIQKAGNVVLGHLFLDASRAGDVDPKAAEAYYNILWGKPFPKMQPVKGKQGRGFNLAETWKACCFVAQSVEPNIGLLADAARSYGFFTEEPDPDGTYRRALLLIRYQEFEWYPSLPLETWRQYQQIPDQDIVGYLTESGLERLQYGPQTLWPRYDGTALINYAGPFRSYPQYSMVDVLDGKVPEKTFQGKIVLVGATALGIGDLRNTPYQSHDYMGVEIHANVVDNLLHNGERGRGFLTRGDREEMIDLAFLLAFGLGMGFLFGRIKPLYSTLSLLLALGGFGAAVYWAFARWGMWLSFVVPAAVLVVNYAAITSFRMIFEEREKRKIRRSFGAYVSPGVIRMIEKDPKALLRPGGEMKELSIMFSDIR